Proteins found in one Anopheles aquasalis chromosome 3, idAnoAquaMG_Q_19, whole genome shotgun sequence genomic segment:
- the LOC126578153 gene encoding general odorant-binding protein 67-like: protein MFTTVLIVGIAIAGMVTSQPPPPDASCFQPDRTVTVDDCCRMPRSFSQAVMDKCSAQRPTQMPAPGVPRTEGCCMMQCILTEIGGFANNVLNTDAIKSALAGTLGADATLAPLVGTTVDNCARQIQNDPAYAVAPISASPDRAGCSFVPQGFMNCLHSTLFKSCPSSLWTESSDCQGLKQKIDSGCPFFALRGRGPPN, encoded by the exons ATGTTCACCACAGTGCTGATAGTGGGAATTGCCATCGCTGGAATG GTGACGagccaaccaccgccaccggatgcATCCTGCTTCCAACCGGACCGCACCGTAACGGTGGACGATTGTTGCCGTATGCCGCGATCGTTCAGCCAAGCCGTGATGGACAAGTGCAGCGCCCAGCGCCCAACCCAGATGCCGGCACCGGGTGTACCCCGTACGGAGGGTTGT TGCATGATGCAGTGCATCTTGACGGAGATCGGTGGATTCGCTAACAATGTGCTGAATACGGACGCGATCAAGAGCGCACTGGCTGGTACGTTGGGTGCGGATGCGACGCTGGCACCGCTGGTTGGCACTACGGTCGATAACTGCGCTCGCCAGATACAGAACGATCCGGCGTATGCTGTGGCACCGATTTCTGCTTCTCCGGACCGTGCCGGGTGTAGCTTCGTACCGCAGGGCTTCATGAACTGTCTCCACTCGACGCTGTTCAAG AGCTGCCCCAGCAGCCTGTGGACAGAGAGCAGCGATTGTCAGGGATTGAAGCAGAAGATCGATAGTGGATGTCCCTTCTTCGCtctccgtggccgtggcccaCCAAACTAA
- the LOC126578120 gene encoding serine protease nudel → MIQPQPIHEDMVMMPQAPPATIDELVMARARNRDHTHHDRPDSLTVDSDLAGADSLRSSHTPLQHQQQHQAPLSVGPSAPFLSLCDQLRSAGGSIGGKQGQLSPHTGFQHGGPGFPITGEATKATSQIIVNSGFGAPGYIPNTVCFYQNGPPPATVPYPFQRPATGGTSYAPSYSAGYPPQVYHQPQHHQHPQHGHHGGAGGKVPLNDPTIEAFIQPRLSEATIHLPVNIHNLQHASNGRTPDGATNNVLVCSMVQQHQLQHEAAAAERHHHPDHHDNATAADADPTHSNESAELAHMFATGHSSAARAKGRQHCRRGWVPCFSSHQCVKRSAWCNSRTDCLDGSDESSCSCVSRLPRHKLCDGYADCPLGMDEMGCFGCAKFAFSCHHTADEFRTHRSGDSPGCYSVAERCDGFDHCLNRKDEQDCSMLVQGLGHYLAYAVPHTSGVLHRNYKGKWYPVCSNARPWAREACEAELGPLDQEPLLSHGHGSLPGPYISQRTATTEPDFTESCNGVYVKVKCPPVRCGTSKLQEQHAARISVRARRNVTLEATTTASSGADELVESVRIVGGGDAEPGAYPFIVGIFRDGKYHCGASIYNEHWIISAAHCCDNFQHHYYEVRSGMLRKRSYSPQVQVTHVTHMIVHHAYSSKLMANDIALLRVEHPFRYNRWVRPICLPAKHRTTGDRDWLWGPKPGTVCTAIGWGALREGGGAPDHLKHVSVPVLPVCKHRADRDSLQICAAEEHGGQDACQGDSGGPFVCQSRSNSFEWYLAGVVSHGEGCARANEPGVYTRVALFIEWIEQKVNGPLPLRQTLLDCPGSRCIWGGGVCLPAGKKCNGFVNCLGGEDESECGMDRLLRSMTRKDNEEEEEEEQEEQENDNTTTDGTEQEQLEITSESRPLSVTTSPEQQQEPQVTTEEAHGEGQESMLVTQTVQMDATESPTGITILESTTSTTTDGTTLGETSESIQSTSEGVSSSTTTTAAESTTPATTFTTVAFEILAPTGPTTTEVLWKAVEKTIKEVQGLARARGNESQIATVEPEPDHPFFEELEVMEQEKHKRLAQFRLTVHNVHTKTAVTSTVSPLLSNDTAQTQRQYRQFSCTNITQRINIAHRCDRIVDCEDGSDELNCTCRDYLKDKFDFLICDGKTDCLDHTDERNCLKCQANEYACRMSQQCIPKVHQCNGIADCPLHEDELDCLALTDGQRVYFDANNLTLFRNTGLVTKNTNGTWEILCGTKLTDKTQHAVEKICAFLGFAGYRNYSVVTLSGTTSLDELLTIDSDTTHYLNLTLVEGCEALRVTCAQHINASEHEIAHFEHQHSEEPVQVNIRPLNPIHKPHHMPQIVFQENAHVELIESFGDDYDWPWNVDIYLDGVLICSGLIIDASWIVVASSCTRLVNMRHQYVAVVAGGAKSYLHIAGPYEQVVRVDCYHFIPEAETVMLHLSQKFNFSRHVLPTFIPDRDNLTDSECLAVGKDKYGRTKTLRVHLNETNCTGERIRCYNKDLKQPYFHHEYCYTQEATRSGVIVCKTKRSGWYPVGFYQNKRGLCGFNEVVRVTSLVESYHRIQHVIQNEKCIGELYYGEPRCDGMRCRYGKCIGETVICDRKLDCSEGSDEKLELCASRNSTGRCLPHELRCTNGKCVDKSKFCDRHNDCGDATDEPHDCSCYTYLKITDPARICDGVRNCWDKSDENPRVCRCHASNFRCGESDICVPYDFVCDKERDCPDGEDEQYCYALQQNSYEAGYGELMEQSYGIWHSKCFPKTAQFGDEYMRDICEQLGYSQVRKIYGRAIVEGARLRTANDTESPVDKLRRTATKTVVHNKFSKVVINDQHTFYMKPSRPMFRVINWNYHDEQNCHRLELLCAA, encoded by the exons ATGATACAACCGCAACCGATTCACGAGGacatggtgatgatgccccaagcaccaccagccactaTCGATGAGCTTGTGATGGCAAGGGCCCGCAACCGAGACCACACCCACCATGATCG CCCCGATAGTCTCACGGTGGACAGCGATTTAGCGGGTGCGGACAGTCTTCGCTCGAGCCACACTCCgttgcagcaccaacagcaacaccaagcACCGCTGAGTGTCGGTCCCAGCGCACCGTTCCTCAGTTTGTGCGATCAGCTACGATCGGCGGGTGGATCGATCGGAGGAAAACAGGGCCAACTGTCACCGCATACCGGTTTTCAGCATGGTGGACCGGGTTTTCCGATAACGGGAGAAGCGACCAAGGCCACTTCGCAGATTATAGTGAATTCGGGCTTTGGTGCACCGGGTTACATCCCTAATACGGTTTGTTTCTATCAGAACGGTCCACCGCCGGCCACTGTACCGTATCCGTTCCAGAGGCCAGCAACAGGAGGCACGAGTTATGCTCCGTCTTACAGTGCTGGCTATCCGCCACAGGTTTATCATcagccacagcatcatcagcatccgcagcaCGGTCATCATGGAGGTGCCGGAGGTAAGGTTCCGCTGAATGATCCCACGATCGAGGCATTCATCCAGCCTCGCCTTTCCGAAG CAACGATCCATTTGCCTGTGAACATCCACAACctccagcatgccagcaatGGCCGCACACCGGACGGTGCCACAAATAATGTTCTCGTCTGCTCGATGgtacaacagcaccagctacagcacgaagcagcagcagcggaacggCACCATCATCCCGATCACCACGACAATGCCACCGCCGCTGACGCTGATCCAACGCACTCCAACGAAAGTGCTGAGCTGGCGCACATGTTTGCGACCGGTCACTCATCGGCAGCACGTGCCAAGGGCCGCCAGCACTGTCGCCGTGGTTGGGTACCGTGTTTTAGCTCGCACCAGTGCGTCAAACGGTCCGCTTGGTGTAACTCCCGGACGGACTGTCTCGATGGAAGTGACGAAAGTTCGTGCTCTTGTGTTTCGCGACTCCCCCGGCACAAACTGTGCGATGGTTATGCTGACTGTCCGCTCGGGATGGACGAGATGGGTTGCTTCGGGTGTGCCAAGTTCGCTTTCTCTTGCCATCACACGGCGGACGAGTTCCGGACGCACCGTTCCGGTGACTCACCGGGGTGCTACTCGGTCGCAGAACGTTGCGATGGTTTCGATCATTGTCTCAACCGGAAGGATGAACAGGATTGTTCAATGTTGGTGCAGGGCCTGGGGCATTATCTGGCCTACGCAGTTCCGCACACTTCCGGTGTCCTGCATCGGAATTACAAAGGAAAATGGTACCCGGTGTGTAGTAATGCTCGTCCGTGGGCACGTGAAGCTTGCGAAGCGGAACTTGGTCCACTGGATCAGGAGCCGTTGTTGAGCCACGGCCATGGCAGTCTACCAGGGCCCTACATTAGCCAGCGGACGGCAACAACAGAACCAGACTTTACCGAATCGTGCAACGGGGTGTACGTGAAGGTCAAGTGTCCACCGGTACGTTGCGGTACGAGTAAGCTGCAGGAACAGCACGCGGCAAGGATCAGCGTACGAGCGAGACGTAATGTGACGTTggaagcaacgacgacggcgtccAGCGGTGCCGATGAGCTGGTCGAGAGTGTCCGGatcgtgggtggtggtgatgcggaaCCGGGTGCTTATCCTTTCATTGTGGGAATTTTCCGTGATGGCAAGTACCATTGTGGGGCCTCGATCTACAACGAGCACTGG ATCATTTCTGCTGCTCATTGTTGTGACAATTTCCAACACCACTACTACGAGGTACGCTCCGGGATGCTCCGGAAGCGCAGTTACTCTCCGCAGGTGCAAGTCACGCACGTGACGCACATGATCGTACACCACGCTTACAGCTCGAAGCTGATGGCGAACGATATCGCGCTGTTGCGTGTGGAGCATCCGTTCCGATACAACCGGTGGGTCCGGCCAATCTGTCTCCCGGCCAAACATCGGACAACCGGCGATCGCGATTGGCTCTGGGGTCCAAAACCGGGCACCGTATGTACGGCGATCGGTTGGGGTGCCCTgcgagagggtggtggtgcaccggatCATCTGAAGCAcgtttcggtgccggtgttgccgGTCTGTAAGCATCGTGCCGATCGAGATAGTTTGCAGATTTGTGCAGCCGAAGAGCACGGTGGACAGGATGCATGCCAGGGTGATTCCGGTGGTCCGTTCGTGTGCCAGAGTCGATCGAATTCGTTCGAATGGTACCTGGCCGGTGTCGTGAGCCATGGGGAAGGTTGTGCCCGGGCAAACGAGCCCGGTGTTTATACGCGCGTCGCGCTGTTTATCGAATGGATCGAGCAAAAGGTTAATGGACCGTTACCATTGCGGCAGACGTTACTGGATTGTCCTGGATCGCGGTGTAtctggggtggtggtgtgtgccttCCAGCGGGCAAGAAGTGTAACGGATTCGTCAACTGTCTCGGTGGTGAGGATGAATCGGAGTGTGGAATGGATCGGTTGCTACGTTCGATGACGAGAAAAGAtaacgaagaggaggaggaagaggagcaagagGAGCAAGAGAATGATAACACGACAACCGACGGCActgagcaggagcagctggagATAACCAGCGAGAGTCGTCCACTGAGCGTTACCACTTccccggagcagcagcaggagccacAAGTAACAACGGAAGAGGCCCATGGTGAGGGACAGGAGAGTATGCTTGTAACACAGACCGTACAGATGGATGCTACGGAGTCTCCTACCGGAATCACGATACTAGAAAGCActacaagcaccaccaccgacggaacTACTCTCGGTGAAACGAGCGAATCAATCCAATCGACTTCCGAAGGAGTTTccagttccaccaccaccactgcggcTGAGTCCACAACGCCAGCGACCACCTTTACCACGGTTGCATTCGAAATTCTGGCCCCCAcaggaccaacaacaacggaagtCCTTTGGAAAGCAGTCGAAAAGACGATCAAGGAAGTGCAGGGATTGGCAAGGGCACGTGGCAATGAGTCACAGATCGCCACCGTCGAACCCGAACCCGATCATCCATTTTTCGAGGAGCTCGAAGTGATGGAACAGGAAAAACATAAACGGTTGGCCCAATTCCGGTTGACTGTGCACAATGTACACACCAAAACAGCTGTAACATCGACCGTGTCCCCGCTCCTTTCCAATGACACCGCCCAAACGCAGCGGCAATATCGGCAGTTCTCGTGTACCAA TATCACGCAACGGATCAACATTGCGCATCGGTGTGACCGGATCGTCGATTGTGAGGATGGTAGCGATGAGCTGAACTGTACCTGTCGGGATTATCTGAAGGATAAGTTTGATTTTCTGATCTGTGACGGCAAGACGGACTGTTTGGATCATACGGATGAGCGGAATTGCC TGAAGTGCCAGGCGAATGAATACGCATGCCGGATGAGCCAGCAGTGCATTCCGAAGGTGCACCAGTGCAATGGTATCGCTGATTGTCCTCTGCACGAAGATGAACTGGATTGCT TGGCCCTAACCGATGGTCAGCGTGTGTACTTCGATGCCAACAATCTAACGCTCTTCCGCAACACGGGACTCGTGACGAAGAACACCAACGGCACCTGGGAGATACTGTGCGGTACGAAGCTCACCGATAAGACGCAGCACGCGGTCGAAAAGATCTGTGCTTTTCTCGGTTTCGCCGGATACCGTAACTACTCGGTGGTGACGCTTAGCGGAACCACGAGTTTGGACGAACTGCTCACGATCGATAGTGATACAACGCACTATCTGAACCTAACGCTCGTCGAGGGTTGCGAAGCGCTGCGCGTTACCTGTGCCCAGCACATCAACGCCAGCGAGCACGAGATCGCACACTTTGAGCATCAGCACAGTGAGGAACCGGTGCAGGTGAACATCCGGCCACTGAATCCGATCCACAAACCGCACCACATGCCCCAGATCGTGTTCCAGGAGAATGCGCACGTTGAGTTGATCGAAAGCTTTGGGGATGATTACGATTGGCCGTGGAATGTGGACATCTATCTCGATGGGGTGCTGATCTGCAGTGGATTGATTATCGATGCGAGCTGgatcgtggtggccagcagctgtACGCGGCTCGTCAATATGCGCCATCAGtatgtggcggtggtggctggagGTGCCAAGTCGTACCTTCACATTGCCGGTCCGTATGAGCAGGTGGTGCGGGTGGATTGCTATCACTTCataccggaagcggaaacggtgATGTTGCATCTGTCGCAGAAGTTTAACTTTAGCCGGCACGTGTTACCGACCTTCATACCGGACCG tgaCAACCTGACGGACAGTGAGTGTCTTGCGGTAGGTAAGGACAAGTATGGCAGGACGAAGACACTGCGAGTGCATCTTAACGAGACGAATTGTACTGGCGAACGGATCCGGTGTTACAATAAGGATCTAAAGCAGCCCTACTTCCATCATGAGTATTGTTATACTCAAG AGGCAACACGCTCTGGGGTTATCGTCTGCAAAACGAAGCGCTCCGGTTGGTATCCGGTCGGGTTCTACCAGAACAAGCGTGGTCTCTGTGGCTTCAACGAGGTAGTGCGGGTGACCAGCCTAGTGGAATCGTACCACCGCATACAGCACGTGATACAGAACGAAAAGTGCATCGGAGAGCTGTACTATGGGGAACCACGCTGCGATGGGATGCGCTGCCGGTATGGCAAGTGTATCGGTGAGACGGTGATCTGCGATCGTAAGCTGGACTGTAGTGAAGGTTCGGACGAGAAGCTGGAGCTGTGTGCATCGAGGAATTCAACAGGAC GCTGTCTACCGCATGAATTACGCTGCACGAATGGAAAGTGCGTCGATAAGAGCAAGTTCTGTGATCGCCACAATGATTGCGGTGATGCGACGGATGAACCACACGATTGTTCGTGCTATACGTATCTGAA AATAACGGATCCAGCAAGGATCTGTGACGGTGTCCGGAACTGTTGGGATAAATCGGACGAAAATCCACGGGTATGCCGGTGCCACGCTTCGAACTTCCGGTGCGGCGAATCGGACATCTGTGTGCCGTATGATTTCGTGTGCGACAAGGAACGGGACTGTCCGGATGGTGAGGATGAACAGTATTGCTACGCCCTGCAGCAGAACTCGTATGAAGC TGGCTACGGTGAGCTGATGGAGCAAAGCTACGGTATCTGGCACTCCAAGTGTTTCCCCAAGACGGCCCAATTCGGGGACGAGTATATGCGCGACATTTGCGAACAGCTCGGTTACTCGCAGGTGCGCAAGATTTATGGCCGTGCGATCGTCGAGGGTGCACGGTTGCGGACGGCCAACGACACGGAAAGTCCGGTGGATAAGTTGCGCCGAACGGCCACCAAGACGGTCGTGCACAACAAGTTCTCCAAGGTGGTGATTAACGATCAGCACACGTTCTACATGAAACCGAGCCGACCGATGTTCCGGGTGATCAATTGGAACTACCACGACGAGCAGAACTGTCACCGGTTGGAGTTGCTGTGTGCTGCGTAA